GCTGTTTCACTGCACAAACTCGTATTTTGTTCCAAACGTCACGGCGACCGCCTATTGCTGCCGAACCAATCTGCCGCCGAATACTGCGTTTCGCGGGTTCGGCGGGCCGCAGGGAATGTTCGTGATCGAATCAGCGATCGTTCACGCCGCTGAAAAGCTCGGATTTTCGGCGGCTGAAATTCAGCGAACGAACCTGCTCACCGACGGAGACGAATTCCCTTACGGCCAAAAAGCTGAGAGCGACGCGGTCACGTCGTGGACGCAAGCTGATGTAAAATACGATTTCGCGGCGTTGCAAAACGACGCTGACGCGTTTAACGCGACCTCAAGATATTTCAGAAAAGGCCTGGCGATGATGCCGGTCTGTTTCGGCATCTCGTTTACCAAAACGCCGATGAATCAGGCACGATCCTTGGTCCACGTTTACACCGACGGCAGCGTCGCGGTTTCGACCGGCGCGGTTGAGATGGGTCAGGGTGTTAATACCAAAATGGCACAGGTCGCGGCGAAGATCTTTGGGCTCGATATCGGCGAGGTTAAGGTTCATACAACCAACACGTTACGTATCGCTAACACAAGTCCTACCGCCGCGTCCGCTGCTGCTGATCTTAACGGCAAGGCAACGGAGATCGCGTGTGAAACGATCCGCGACCGGCTTTTCGCCATCGCTCAAGACTTGGTCGAGGCCTCCAACATAAGTGACCTGTCGCTCGAAAACGGATATGTCTATCGCAACGGCGAAAAGACATCACTCAAATGGCAAACACTCGTGATGGAAGCCCATCTCCAACGCGTAAACCTCAGTGAACACAGTCATTACGCAACGCCGGGAATCGGATTTGATTGGACAGCGGCAAAGGGACATCCGTTCGCCTATCACGTTTACGGCACAGCGATCGTGGGCGTCACCGTCGATTGTCTGCGCGGCCGTTACGAGGTCGATTACGTGAAGTGCTGTCACGATTTCGGCACCTCGATGAACACCGCTGTCGATCTCGGTCAGATCGAAGGCGGCATCGTCCAGGGCCTCGGCTGGGTTACGATGGAAGAGGTTGTGTACGACGAAACCGGTAAACTTCGCTCAAACGCACTTTCGACTTACAAAGTGCCTGACATCTATTCTGTACCAAAACAGATCGACGTCCTTCCGCTTGAAACAACGAGAGAAAACCTCGCCATCTTCAACTCAAAAGCCGTCGGCGAACCCCCGCTAATGTACGGGATCGCCGCATACTTCGCGATCAGAAATGCTGTCAGATCATTTGCCGTCTGCTCGCCCGATTTCGACCTGCCGTTCACTCCGGAAAAAGTGCTGATGAATCTTTACTCTGATACTAAAGCAGTAGAAAATTAACGGCTGATGAACACGGATCGATTCAACAGGCTTATTATCTGTATCTATCCGTATTTATCTGTGGTTTCAAGTTCCTTTGCGGTAAAATTTCAACAGTGCAAAAAGACCTCCAGCTATGGCAATTTATCCGTGACCGTTTGGCAAAAAACCAAGAGGTGATGCTGCTTGTCGTCGGCGAGAGCACCGGCAGCAGCCCCGGGCGACAAGGCTATAAAATGGCGGTAAGCGCTGACGGTGGCCTTTGCGGCTCGATTGGCGGTGGCGTGATGGAGGTCGAATTGGTTGAACAAGCCAGAGCGATCCTTTCAGGACCGCGACCGATAGCGACCGGTTCGCTAATAGAGCAAGTTCACCGCCGAAATGCCGAGCACGCCAGCGGAATGATCTGTTCAGGACAACAAACTGTAATTCTTAAGGAGTTGACGCCTGAAGACCTCCAAACCGTCAATATTATCTACGATGCTCTTACCGGCGAGGGCGGCTATCTCCTCCTTTTTGGATCGACGTATTTCAGTGCCGGACCCGACTTTTGCGGTACGAGACGGATGGATCCGGACTACTCCGGACGGATCAGTTTTGAGCGGCATCTAGATGATTTTAAGTATTCCGAGGAGTTGAACAGCCCTCAGCGACTGTTCATAATCGGCGGTGGGCACTGTGCCCTGGCGTTGAGCGAATTGATGTCGCGAATGGATTTCCAAATCCACATTCTTGATGATCGGCCGGAATTGAATACGATCGAAAAGAACCGCTTTGCCGACCGTGTGACTATCGTGGACTCTTACCATAAAATTGCCGAGCATATTCCGCCCGGTGATGACGTCTATGTCGTGGTGATGACTCTGGGATATTTGAGTGACGCAGTGGTGATACGCAAGCTTATCGATCATCAGGTTAAATATTTTGGAGTACTCGGAAGTAAAGCCAAGATGGCGACGCTGATCAAAGAACTCAGTGACGAAGGCCTCGCCTCCGACAAACTTAGTCGTATTCGTACCCCCATCGGACTGCCGATCAACAGTCGGACCCCCGAAGAGATCGCGGTTTCGATAGCAGCTGAGATAATTTCGGTTAAGAATCTTTGAGTGATAACTGTCGATCAGCGATAGATGGCAATTATCGTCTAATATAAATGTGCGCCTTCGCCGAAATCAGTTAATGAATAATCAGAACGTCCCGAAACCTAATAAACGAAGTAATTTACGCAAGCTATTTGGGCGAGAATATTTTATAGCCAAAAGGCGGCTGAAATGGCTTGCCAATGCATCGAGCTTTGCACGTCCGATCCCAATTACGGGTATCGAGCACTCAATATTTCGGCACAAAACGATGATGCTGCGGCCGCTTCGCGATGTCGAAATGTATCTGCAGCATAACAAGATCACCAATCTCAGGCTGGCGATCGCTCCGATCAACGGAGTCGTGATCAAACCCGGCCAAACCTTCTCGCTGTGGCGACTTGTCGGGCGCCCGACGGCGGCAAAAGGCTACCTCGAAGGCCTCGTTCTTCACAATGGACGCCTCGAGAAGGGCATCGGCGGCGGACTATGCCAACTTGGCAATCTGCTCTACTGGATGGCTCTGCATTCGCCTCTGACCGTCACTGAACGGTACCGGCACGGGTTTGACGTATTTCCGGACATCAACCGCAAGATCCCGTTTGCCTGCGGCGCGACGCTGTCATACAACTACATCGACATTCAGCTTACAAATAATACGACCGAAGATTTTCGCATCGACCTCTGGATCGACGACGAATATCTCAACGGCGAACTTCTGGGCAGTAAACCATCCGAATTTGAATACGAGGTCTTCGAAACGGATCACTTGATCAAAATGCAGCCGTGGGGCGGCTATACTCGCCACAATCGAATTTGGAAACGCAGTACGAGCCTCATCGACGGGATGTTAACGGAAGAACTCGTAACCGAAAATCACGCCATAATGATGTATAACCCGCTACTCAGCGCCTAAACTCAAATATTTATTTCTCGTCAACGGGAACATTTCCCCGTCGCCGGTGTCTAAGTTCGCCAGGAAAGCAAATTGATCGCTTTCTCAAAAAGAACCTTTGGCACCAGTAGGAGGAAAATATGTTTGATAGATTGATCGAATCCGTACCCGTAAGCGCCGATATAAAAAATCGCCGAAGCTACTTTATGACCTCGTCGGTGGTAGTAGGAATGCTGTTTCTCGCCGCCGTTGTTGTGAGCATCTACGCCAAAGACTTTGACCTCGGAAACGGGTCATTGGAAACGTCCACGTTGATCGCACCGGTCGAAATGGCCGCTGAGGCGTCTAAGCCTGAGCCCACTCGTCCCCGTGCCGAACCGACGCAGACATCGACCCAATTGCCGACTCGCAAGGAAAATATGGCGTCGACGTTCGAACCTACGATCGTGCCGACAACTACATCGGTGGCTCGAAATCCG
This is a stretch of genomic DNA from Chloracidobacterium sp.. It encodes these proteins:
- a CDS encoding molybdopterin-dependent oxidoreductase, yielding MKNIDSRSHVRGESVYLDDIPVVQGTLYACVFDSPVAHGKLNAIDTTEAEASEGVFRVITAKDIIGENQIGGIVPDEPLLADGEVHFQGMPIAIVLATSEELARKAAKRVTIDIEELTAVTDARKAAANGDLIVPPKKFVMGDIADAFANCEHVFEGRTEQNGQEHLYIETQGAYAVPMEGGGIRVYSSTQGPTAVQRAVCRVTGLAMHQVEVDVQRLGGGFGGKEDQANAWAGICAVAAQITKRPVKCTLHRMEDMRMTGKRHPYSSDYKIGLDRDLKIVAYEASFYQNAGASCDLSPAVLERTLFHCTNSYFVPNVTATAYCCRTNLPPNTAFRGFGGPQGMFVIESAIVHAAEKLGFSAAEIQRTNLLTDGDEFPYGQKAESDAVTSWTQADVKYDFAALQNDADAFNATSRYFRKGLAMMPVCFGISFTKTPMNQARSLVHVYTDGSVAVSTGAVEMGQGVNTKMAQVAAKIFGLDIGEVKVHTTNTLRIANTSPTAASAAADLNGKATEIACETIRDRLFAIAQDLVEASNISDLSLENGYVYRNGEKTSLKWQTLVMEAHLQRVNLSEHSHYATPGIGFDWTAAKGHPFAYHVYGTAIVGVTVDCLRGRYEVDYVKCCHDFGTSMNTAVDLGQIEGGIVQGLGWVTMEEVVYDETGKLRSNALSTYKVPDIYSVPKQIDVLPLETTRENLAIFNSKAVGEPPLMYGIAAYFAIRNAVRSFAVCSPDFDLPFTPEKVLMNLYSDTKAVEN
- a CDS encoding XdhC family protein produces the protein MQKDLQLWQFIRDRLAKNQEVMLLVVGESTGSSPGRQGYKMAVSADGGLCGSIGGGVMEVELVEQARAILSGPRPIATGSLIEQVHRRNAEHASGMICSGQQTVILKELTPEDLQTVNIIYDALTGEGGYLLLFGSTYFSAGPDFCGTRRMDPDYSGRISFERHLDDFKYSEELNSPQRLFIIGGGHCALALSELMSRMDFQIHILDDRPELNTIEKNRFADRVTIVDSYHKIAEHIPPGDDVYVVVMTLGYLSDAVVIRKLIDHQVKYFGVLGSKAKMATLIKELSDEGLASDKLSRIRTPIGLPINSRTPEEIAVSIAAEIISVKNL
- a CDS encoding VanW family protein, whose translation is MNNQNVPKPNKRSNLRKLFGREYFIAKRRLKWLANASSFARPIPITGIEHSIFRHKTMMLRPLRDVEMYLQHNKITNLRLAIAPINGVVIKPGQTFSLWRLVGRPTAAKGYLEGLVLHNGRLEKGIGGGLCQLGNLLYWMALHSPLTVTERYRHGFDVFPDINRKIPFACGATLSYNYIDIQLTNNTTEDFRIDLWIDDEYLNGELLGSKPSEFEYEVFETDHLIKMQPWGGYTRHNRIWKRSTSLIDGMLTEELVTENHAIMMYNPLLSA